The Haloprofundus salinisoli region TACCGCGAGGACGGACAGCTGGCCGTCGAGGAGTTCTCCGACACCGGCGTCCCGACGGCGCTCACCCGGATGGGCCACGAGGTCCAGATCCTCGCGCCGCTGATGTTCGGCGGCGCGCAGTTCGTCCGCAACAACGCGGGCGTTCTCTCGGCGGCGACCGAACCCCGAAAAGACGGCAACGCGCTGGGGTACTGAGGCTCACACCCGGCACTTCACGATACCGATAACTCACTTACTCTGAACACTATTTCTCAGCCGATGCAAACACTCTCGCGCGATGTCGCATCACTCGTCGGCCAGCGAGAACATATTTTCACCCAGAGCGTCAATAGCGTGTCGTGACCTCTCTCCGCCTTCTTCACCCCCTCACGTGTCGAACGAGGGGTGATATCGCATGACACAGCCGATGGGTGACGCCGACGATTCGGGCGTCGTCTCCGGACTCCGGCAGTTCCCACCGAGCGCCGTCGCAGGGCTGTTCTCTCGCGCGGACGCTCGCTACGTCTCGCCCGTCCTCTTGGCCGGTGTCGCCGTCTACTTTCTCTACCTGACGGTCAACGCCTACCCGGGCTACGGTGCCGGCCTCTACAACCTGATGGGCGAACAGATCGCGGCCAACGGCTACCGGCCGCCGGAGTGGATTCCGTACTACACCGTCGACGGGGTACCGTTCGCGTATCCGCCGCTGATGTTCTACGTCATCGCCGTGATACGCGACGTGACCGGCGTCGGCCCGTTCACGTTGGCGCGGTTCTTCCCCGGACTCGTGACCATTGCGTATCTGGTGCCGACGTACCTGCTCGCGCGCGACGTGCTCGCCTCGCGCTCGGCGGCGTCGGCCGTCGGACTCCTCGTCGCGCTCAACCCGAAGGTGCTCCAGTGGCACATCACCGCCGGCGGGGTCGTCCGCGCACCCGCGTTCCTATTTGCCGTCTCCGGCATTTACGCTGGATACCGACTCTACACCGCCGTCGAGACGACGGGCTACGAGCGCCGATGGATCGCCGTCGCCTCGCTCTGCTTCGGCCTGACGCTCCTGACGCATCCGACGTACACGCTGTTTTTCGTCGGCAGTTTCGTCATCCTGTGGCTCACGCTCGACCGGTCGCTCGCGGGCTTCCTCCGGGGCGGCGTCGTTGCCGCCGGCGGGTTCGCGCTGGCGACGCCGTGGCTTCTGTGGAACGTTTCGACGCACGGCCTCAGCGTGTTCACCGCCGCCTCCGGAACGCATGGCGGCATCGGCGGCGGGTTCGCGGTCACTCCGTGGCTCGCCGTGCCGCTCGTGTTGGCCGCGGCGCTATTTCTCGCCCGGCGGCCGTTCCTCGGCGTGTGGACCGTGGCGGCGGCGCTGCTGTTCCAGCAGGCGCGGTTCGTCGCCTTCGTCGGGACGTTCGCCGTCATTGCGCTGGCGCTCGCACCTGTTCGCACCGCGGTCGTCGAGTGGGTCCCTCAGCCGAACCGCCGGACGCTCGCGGCCGTCGCCATCGCCGCGACGCTGGTCGGCGGCCTCGGCGTCGTCGGCTACTCGATGACCGTCGCCGAACCCTCCATCGCCCCCGCCTTCGTCGACGACGACGACGTGGCCGCGATGGAGTGGGCCAGCGAGGAGACGCCCGAGGACGCGACGTTCGTCGTCGTCGGCGACGCCGCCGAGTGGTTCCCCGACGTCAGCAAGCGGACGATGGTCGTCGGACTGTGGGGCGTCGAGTGGGAGGGTTCGGAGACGTACGCCGAGCAGGTGCGGTTGTACCGGACGGTGTCGACCTGTGACTCCGCCGACTGCGTCTCCGAGACGCTGAGCGAGACGGACGTGACGCCCGACTACCTCTACGTCCCGAAGGGGACGTACATCGTCCGCGGAAAGCGGACCGCCGGCGGCGACGAACTCGTCGATTCGCTGATGTTCGCCGACGGCTACGAACCGGCGTACGAGAACGACGGCGTCGTCGTCTTCCGCGTGGTGTCGACGGAGTCGTCATAAGAGCGAGAAAGACGCATTCCTTTCGAGGGGAATCGCCAAAACTGCCGTCTCTACTCTTCTCGACCGTAGTTAGTTTGCTCTCGGTTCTTCGCAGGAGAGGCCCTGTTCACGTACCCGAATGCCAGTATTGCGATGACTATCGTCGGCGGAAGCGAGAGAAAGAGAAATCCGACGCCCGTTTGCGAGCTCAAGAGAAGGTACGTGAACACGATACCGAGCAGCGAAGCACAGAGCCAGATGAGCACGTCGAGGCGACGACGGATATCTCGGTTCATGTTCCTACACTCGATACATCACAGATAAATTCGTTGACACACCATCCCTGCGAACACTCGCTCATCTCGCTAGTCGCCTGCACCCTCGCGCACCAACCGCGCGACGGCCGCGTCGTCGATTCGGTCGAACTCGCCCGCTTGTACGCCCCACAGCGTCGCGTACAGACCGCCAATGGAGACGAGTTCGTCGTGGGTGCCACGTTCGACGACGCGCCCGCCTTCGAGGACGAGAATCTGGTCGGCTCGGCGGATCGTCGAGAGGCGGTGCGCGATGACGAGCGTCGTCCGGTTTTCGGTCAGGCGGGTCAGCGCCCGCTGGATGAGGAGTTCGGTCTCGGTGTCGACGGCCGACGTAGCCTCGTCCAACACGAGCACGTCCGGGTCCTGCAGCATCGCGCGGGCGATGGAGAGGCGCTGGCGCTGCCCGCCCGAGAGTTTGATGCCGCGTTCGCCGATGCGGGTGTCGTAGCCGTCCGGCAGTTCCGAAACGAACTCGTGAGCCTCGGCGGCTTTCGCGGCCGCGACCATCTCCGCCTCCGTCGCGTCGAACGCGCCGTAGGTCAGGTTCTCGCGCACGGTGCCGTCGAACAGGTAGACGTCTTGGCTGACGTAGCCGACGGCGCGACGGAGGCTGTCGAGCGTCGCGTCGCGTACGTCGACGCCGTCGAGACGGACCGCACCCTCGGTCACGTCATATAGTCGGAGCAGCAACTTCGCGGCCGTCGACTTTCCCGCACCCGTCGGCCCGACCAGCGCGATGGTCTCGCCGGGTTCGGCGACGAAGCTCACGTCCGAGAGGACGGGTCTGCCCTCCTCGTAGGCGAACGAAACCGTGTCGTACTCGATTCTTCCCTCGACGGGGCCGAGGTCGACGGCGTCGTCGCGGTCCGAGACGGTGACCGGGAGGTCGGTCAGCCCGAAGATGCGCTCGCCGGAGGCGCGGGCGTTCTCGTAGGAGTTGACGATGCGGCCCGCGCCCGCCAGCGGGTCGACGAACCGCTGAGTCATGAAGAGGAACGTGACGAACTCGCCGACCTGCAGCGCCTCACCGCCGAGCGGGCCGGGCGAGCCGCTGACAAGCCAGTAGCCGCCGATGGCGAACGTCGCCGCGAACGCGACGTTGGCGGCCAGTTCCATCCCCGGTTGGTAGAAGTACTCCAGTTTGGCGACCGCCCATGTCTTCAGGTAGTAGTCCCACGAGGCGTCCTCGATGCGGCCGTCCTCGTACGCCTCGGTGTTGGAGGTCTTGATGACCTCGATGCCCGAGAGGTTGTTCTCCAACCTCGTGTTGAGTGCGCCGACGCTCGCCCGTAACGCGCGGTAGCGCGGTCGAATCGTCCGCATGAACGCGACGGTGAACACCATTAGAACGGGCATCGCGACGAGCGTGACGGCCGCCAACTGCGCGTTGAGCCAGAACAGCACCGCGCCGATGCCGAACGCGGAGACGACGAGTTGGACCGCGCCGCTGAGCGTCGTCCCGAGGAACTCCCGAAGGTTTCGCACGTCACTGTTGAGGATGCTCATCACCTCGCCGGTCTGCTTGTCGTCGAAGAAGGCCGCGTCGAGCCGTTGCATCGTCGCGTACGTGTCGGTCCGGATAGCGTGCTGGACGCGGTTCGAGTACAGCGACAGCGAGACGCCCTGGGTCCACGAGAGCCCAACGGTGAGAAACGACGCGCCGACGATGAGCCCGAGCGAGAGCCACAGTTGGGCTTCGGGCGTCGCCGGCAGCGATTCGTCGGGGACGACGGGGAGTCGATACGCCGTCTCGGTGCCGGGAGTGAACAGAGCGTCGATGGCGATACCGAGCACCAGTGGGGGAACGAGCGCGACGAGTCGGCTGAACAGACTGGCGACGAGACCGACGGCGAACAGCCAGCGGTCTCTCTGCCCGTAAGCCGAAAAGAGTCGAAACATGGGGTCCGTCTTCCGTCCTGGGCTGGCATCGTCGGGATTCGTCTCACCGACGGCTGGGGGTGCTGCGTGTGACATGGGATGGCCGACGCCCGAAGACGCCCTTACCGAAGGTAACGGTGCCAGCGAAGATGAACTGCGCGGCGGCGAAACGAATCGAACGCGGCCGACCGCGGAGTCTGCCAGTACGTTTTTGGTGGGGGTGTCTGTAGCAGACGTTACGATGAAAGAGAGAGTAAATTTTGACAACTGGTCACGTAGACAACTAGTCGGTGGGTTCGGTGCCGCCGTCGTCGGCGGGGGCGCAGTCGGTCTGTTGACCGTGCGCGGAGAGCAGCGCGAACGGCCGGTCGAGACGATGGAACCGAACGGCGACGGCACGTCGTCGGCGGGTGAGCTCCGCTGGTTGCTCGTCGACGCGGGTATCGACGTCGGAGAGATGGTGAGCCACGGCGACGACCTCGTCGTCCGATACACCTCGGGAGCAACGTCGCTCGACGAGCACAACCGCGAACTCGTCGAGGTGACGAGTCAGTTCGTGAGTCACGTCCAAAACGACGGCGGCGGCGCACGACTCGTCGCCGAGGTGAACGACCGTTTCGACGACGTCGAGACGCAATACCACGTCACCGCCGAGTGGGCTAACGCCTACCTGAACGAGGAGATGAGTTCGATGGAGATCGTCAACACCGTCGCGCGCACCGAGCGGACGCGGTAGGAGCGCTGTTCGATGGTCGCATCCGAACTCAGTCTGACACTCGTTTCGGCGGTCGGTGTCGTCAGCGCCGCCGCCGCGGTGCTCGTCCGACACGTCGGCTACCCGTCGGAGTACGAGGCGAAAGCGAAGGAAGCGCAAGTACGGCGACTCTCGGGCGGTTCGACAGAGCTTCGTTCGCTGACCGAACTCTCCTCGTTCGTCGCCCGGCAGGGAACCGAATCGGACCGGAACACCGCCCGCGCCGCCGACGCCGGCGTGTCGCTCGCGCGCACGCTCGAAGACCCCGACCGGTTGAACGGTCTCTCCTCGGAGCTCTCGTTTCTCCACGAACCGACGCAGACGCACGAGCAATGCGTCTCGAACCGCAAGAAAGCGATGTTGCTGTTTCTCGCGGCCGTGATGGGCAACGCGGGCGTCGCCTACGGCCTCGTCTTCGCCGAGCAGACGACGCTGCTCGCGCTGACGGAGACGGCGCTGTTCAGCGTGAGCGTCCTCGCGTTCGGCGGGGCGCTCTGGCGAACCGCGCAGTTGCTCACCGGTCGACGAACGCTCGATCAGATGGCGTAGCGGGTTCTCTTCCTTCGAGGAAATCACAGTTCGACCGGTTGCAGCATCGCTGCCGCTCGGCCAGTGAATCGTTGCGACAGACGAGAGCGCAAAGCGCGCCGGGTGCGCTCGCTACTCCTCTCGTGTCGTTCGTTCTGCCAGTTCTCGAAACGTTGCGTCCGGAAGCGTCGCGTCGTCGTGGTTCGCAAACCACGTCGCAAGCGACGCGAGCAACTCCTCGGCGTCGTCGGCGACGAAACGCCGGTGGGAGACGCGGCCGTCGACCGACGCGGTGAGTTCGACCTCGAACCGCGGGCCGTCCTCGTCGGTGACGGACGTCTTCGTCTGATTCGTTCCGTCGTCGTCGCTTGTGACGACGAACGAGTGTTCGCCGCGCTTTCGGACGTGGTCGTCCGCTTCGATGTCGAGGTCCGCGGGTTCAAGGACGCCGCGCGATATCGGCGCGCTCCGTCGCGCGTCCGACTGGCGTCGGTCGTCGTCTTCGGAGTCCACGGACCGTCGACTGTCGTCGGAGCGGAACACGGTTACGGTTCGCTCCGGGAACTGGTCGTAGACGTAGCGGTGCTCGCTTCGTCTACGATGTGCAGTGCCAGTTCGTACAACATCACTCCGGCGAACAGCGTCGCCGCGCCGAACACGACGGCGGCCGCGCCGACGTACAGGTCGTCGACGACGCTGCTGAACACGCCGAATGATGCGCCGATACTCGTGACGACGACCATGCGCCAGCCGCGCGAGAGGTTCGCGTAGCCGACGATGAGCGTCGGTTCGATGCCGACGAGTCGACACCATACGACGTACAGTGCCGTGTCGAACTCGAACGCGAGGACGGTGAGTCCTACGAGTACCAGAAACGTCGAGTCAATCATTGCGATTCGGTGTGAGAAGTGTGTTCGCGGGTCGGGAGGTGTGTCAGCCCCGACCGCGAGAATCGAGGGGTGTGTCAGCCTCGATGGTTGGTGAAGTGCTTAGACTTCGACGGACGAACCTTCTGCGCTGCTGAGGGATTCCGGCACGTTCACGATGTACGTGTACTGGCTGCCGGACTGCGTAACGAAGCGGACCGTCGCGCTGCTACCCTCTCCGAGGACCTCTGGTCCACCATTCGTGTCGAGGGAAATACCGACCTCGAACCGGTCCGACTTGGACGTGAGGACGGGAACGGTGCTCTCGCCCTTCAACTCGCTAACGCTGAATTCATCACCCTCTACATTGGTGATATCCTCCCCACCGTGCAGAAGCGTGGTCTTCCCGTCTGGGCCGATAAATTCGACGGTGGCGTCGCCCATGTCAATCTCCCCTGCACCGGGCGACTGCATGACCGTGAAGTGGAGATCGGTGATTGCGGGATTGCCGTCATCGTCCGCGCCGACGTCACCAACAGCACTGGCGACGAGCACCTGGTTCGACACTTGTTCGCTGGAATCTTGACTGGTTGCCGTTGCTTGGTTTTGCAGGAAGCCGGCGGTGTTGATGAGAACACCGGCGGCGACTGCCGCCACGAGAATCATGGCGATGAAGATGATCAGGGTCTCGATACCGACCTGACCTCGGTCGTTGGATTTGTTGAACGGTAGCATGGTTGGTTAGGTTCTTGCTAACCGCGCTTTGACGCGGCTTATTCACCCCGAGAATACAATGGAACATAAACCTTTGCCCTTAGAAGACAGTCTGGTACAAAATAATGTAATCTATACGTTAATTTCTCTCCGACAAGTAATGTTGACTTAGATACCTCTCAAGCCCGGACAGAGCGAGCCACATGGAGTGTTAGAAGGGGGCTAAAAAGCCATCTAACGGCCGAGAACGTCGAAATCTACGGAGTGGCCTGAGAGACGCCAAAGCCGGTCATCTCGTCGTCCCTGTGCTGTTAAACACCCAATTTATCGGGACTCTAATATCTATGGAAAGGTTTTATACGTACTAATTTTCAAGAACAGACATAGTATGGATATCGGAAACGTTCTGCGCTCGCTCGGACTCGAGGCGCTCGCACCCGTGTCACAGGAGGAGCGAGAGGAGACCGACCGCTCCGGTGGGGCCGCCGACGGAGTCGACGAGTCCGCAGAACTCGACGAGGAAGGAGGGACGGGCGTGCGCGACGGCGACGACGCCGATGGAGTCGGGTCTGGAGACGCTATCGAGGATCTCCGGCACGAACTCGACCAGGTCGCCGCCGACCTGGAGACGACGCAGTCGAAACTGCGGGCCGTCCAGAGCGAACGCGACGACATGGTGGCGCGCTTGGACGGGCTCGAAGACGACACCGCACAGCTACTCGGCGTGTACGACCGGCTGACCGCGGAGGTCAACCCGTTCGACGAGCAGTGGCGGCAGTCCGCGGAGGGGCGACCCAGCGAGGGGGACTCGCGATACGGCGTCGTCTCCGTCAGCG contains the following coding sequences:
- a CDS encoding ArnT family glycosyltransferase; translated protein: MTQPMGDADDSGVVSGLRQFPPSAVAGLFSRADARYVSPVLLAGVAVYFLYLTVNAYPGYGAGLYNLMGEQIAANGYRPPEWIPYYTVDGVPFAYPPLMFYVIAVIRDVTGVGPFTLARFFPGLVTIAYLVPTYLLARDVLASRSAASAVGLLVALNPKVLQWHITAGGVVRAPAFLFAVSGIYAGYRLYTAVETTGYERRWIAVASLCFGLTLLTHPTYTLFFVGSFVILWLTLDRSLAGFLRGGVVAAGGFALATPWLLWNVSTHGLSVFTAASGTHGGIGGGFAVTPWLAVPLVLAAALFLARRPFLGVWTVAAALLFQQARFVAFVGTFAVIALALAPVRTAVVEWVPQPNRRTLAAVAIAATLVGGLGVVGYSMTVAEPSIAPAFVDDDDVAAMEWASEETPEDATFVVVGDAAEWFPDVSKRTMVVGLWGVEWEGSETYAEQVRLYRTVSTCDSADCVSETLSETDVTPDYLYVPKGTYIVRGKRTAGGDELVDSLMFADGYEPAYENDGVVVFRVVSTESS
- a CDS encoding ABC transporter ATP-binding protein, translated to MFRLFSAYGQRDRWLFAVGLVASLFSRLVALVPPLVLGIAIDALFTPGTETAYRLPVVPDESLPATPEAQLWLSLGLIVGASFLTVGLSWTQGVSLSLYSNRVQHAIRTDTYATMQRLDAAFFDDKQTGEVMSILNSDVRNLREFLGTTLSGAVQLVVSAFGIGAVLFWLNAQLAAVTLVAMPVLMVFTVAFMRTIRPRYRALRASVGALNTRLENNLSGIEVIKTSNTEAYEDGRIEDASWDYYLKTWAVAKLEYFYQPGMELAANVAFAATFAIGGYWLVSGSPGPLGGEALQVGEFVTFLFMTQRFVDPLAGAGRIVNSYENARASGERIFGLTDLPVTVSDRDDAVDLGPVEGRIEYDTVSFAYEEGRPVLSDVSFVAEPGETIALVGPTGAGKSTAAKLLLRLYDVTEGAVRLDGVDVRDATLDSLRRAVGYVSQDVYLFDGTVRENLTYGAFDATEAEMVAAAKAAEAHEFVSELPDGYDTRIGERGIKLSGGQRQRLSIARAMLQDPDVLVLDEATSAVDTETELLIQRALTRLTENRTTLVIAHRLSTIRRADQILVLEGGRVVERGTHDELVSIGGLYATLWGVQAGEFDRIDDAAVARLVREGAGD
- a CDS encoding DUF7500 family protein; the protein is MDSEDDDRRQSDARRSAPISRGVLEPADLDIEADDHVRKRGEHSFVVTSDDDGTNQTKTSVTDEDGPRFEVELTASVDGRVSHRRFVADDAEELLASLATWFANHDDATLPDATFRELAERTTREE
- a CDS encoding archaellin/type IV pilin N-terminal domain-containing protein, which produces MLPFNKSNDRGQVGIETLIIFIAMILVAAVAAGVLINTAGFLQNQATATSQDSSEQVSNQVLVASAVGDVGADDDGNPAITDLHFTVMQSPGAGEIDMGDATVEFIGPDGKTTLLHGGEDITNVEGDEFSVSELKGESTVPVLTSKSDRFEVGISLDTNGGPEVLGEGSSATVRFVTQSGSQYTYIVNVPESLSSAEGSSVEV